In Sulfitobacter albidus, the following proteins share a genomic window:
- a CDS encoding MBL fold metallo-hydrolase, producing the protein MIRSVIFAAALACLPGLVAAQQTTRTPSHCHALADATPGMSYVHRASLTPVAEEAVDLHYVAHASFLIRSHGGLNMVTDFTGFIGSTRMIPDVVTMNHAHDTHWTSNPDPAIPHVLPGWGPFGEGITHRLDLGEVLVRNVSTDIRSQWSGVEEDGNSIFIFEMAGLCIGHLGHLHHEPNDEQYAAIGRLDVVMAPVDGGFTLDQATMIRVLKRLRASIVIPMHWFSLFALEDFLEGMADDFTVVRLEDSRLTVRRDTLPSQPTIMVLRAGYIRDD; encoded by the coding sequence ATGATCAGATCCGTGATTTTTGCCGCCGCCCTTGCGTGTCTGCCCGGCCTTGTCGCCGCCCAGCAGACCACGCGCACGCCCTCCCATTGCCACGCGCTCGCCGATGCGACGCCGGGAATGTCCTATGTGCATCGCGCCTCGCTCACCCCCGTGGCCGAGGAAGCGGTCGATCTGCACTACGTCGCGCACGCGAGTTTCCTGATCCGAAGCCACGGCGGGCTGAATATGGTCACCGATTTCACCGGCTTCATCGGATCGACGCGCATGATCCCGGACGTGGTCACCATGAATCACGCCCACGACACCCATTGGACCTCCAACCCTGATCCGGCGATCCCGCACGTACTGCCCGGCTGGGGGCCGTTCGGGGAAGGCATCACCCATCGCCTCGATCTGGGCGAGGTGCTGGTGCGCAACGTGTCCACCGACATCCGTTCGCAATGGTCGGGGGTGGAGGAGGACGGCAATTCGATCTTCATCTTCGAGATGGCGGGCCTGTGCATCGGCCACCTTGGCCACCTGCACCATGAGCCCAACGATGAGCAATACGCAGCCATTGGGCGGCTCGATGTGGTGATGGCGCCGGTGGATGGCGGGTTCACACTCGATCAGGCGACGATGATCCGCGTGCTCAAACGTCTGCGCGCGTCCATCGTGATCCCGATGCACTGGTTCTCGCTGTTCGCGTTGGAGGATTTTCTGGAGGGGATGGCGGATGATTTCACCGTGGTACGGCTGGAGGACAGCCGCCTGAC
- a CDS encoding GNAT family N-acetyltransferase, which translates to MLLGLRKLRLETERMTLRPPVHNDHRAWVALRSESREFLTPWEPTWARDHLSRKAFSNRVYWANRSVNAGTALPLFMIRRTDQVLLGAITLDNIRRGPALAGTLGYWTGAAFARQGYMREAIETVVHYAFNHLDLSRIEAACLPENTPSRGLLERTGFKYEGVAQSYLQIDGRWRTHVLYAHLRGDRRGKTAAT; encoded by the coding sequence ATGTTGCTTGGCCTGCGTAAACTCAGGCTGGAAACCGAGCGCATGACCCTGCGCCCGCCGGTGCACAACGATCATCGCGCCTGGGTGGCCCTGCGCAGTGAAAGCCGCGAATTCCTCACCCCGTGGGAGCCGACATGGGCGCGCGATCACCTGTCGCGGAAGGCGTTCTCCAATCGCGTCTATTGGGCCAACCGCTCGGTCAACGCGGGCACGGCGCTGCCGCTGTTCATGATCCGGCGCACAGACCAGGTTCTGCTGGGGGCGATCACGCTCGACAATATCCGGCGGGGGCCTGCGCTGGCGGGAACTTTGGGGTATTGGACGGGGGCGGCATTCGCGCGGCAAGGCTACATGCGCGAGGCGATTGAGACGGTCGTGCATTACGCTTTCAATCATCTGGATCTCAGCCGGATCGAGGCGGCGTGTTTGCCCGAAAATACCCCCTCGCGGGGGCTGCTGGAGCGGACGGGCTTCAAATACGAAGGGGTCGCGCAAAGCTATCTTCAGATTGACGGGCGCTGGCGCACCCATGTTCTGTACGCGCATCTGCGTGGCGACCGCCGGGGGAAAACGGCCGCCACGTGA
- the thrC gene encoding threonine synthase — translation MRYISTRGSAPDLSFEEAMLTGLARDGGLYVPAQIPTLDADTIRAMGGQSYEEIAFTVMRPFIGDTFTDAEFRDLIAKAYAGFGHPSRAPLVELAPNHFLLELFHGPTLAFKDFAMQLIGQMFQLALGRKGERVTIVGATSGDTGSAAIEAFKGLENVDVVILYPHGRVSDVQRRQMTTPSEANVHALALDGDFDDCQARLKDMFNDFEFRDGVRLAGVNSINWGRVLAQVVYYFSSAVSLGAPDRAVSFTVPTGNFGDIFAGYIAKRMGLPIDRLVVATNQNDILHRCLSGQGYHKSGVHPSISPSMDIQVSSNFERALFDAYDRDGGAVKQLMDELAQGGFDVSQGAAEVLAEHYGSGRASEEETSQTITDTLAQTGHLVCPHAAVGVKVAGEQRDPATPMITLATAHPAKFPDAVEAATGIRPPLPARMADLFERDERLTRVPNDLEALKTHIKGLIAQ, via the coding sequence ATGCGCTATATCTCCACCCGCGGCTCCGCCCCCGATCTGAGTTTCGAAGAGGCGATGCTGACCGGGCTTGCCCGTGACGGCGGCCTTTACGTGCCCGCGCAGATCCCGACCCTCGATGCCGATACGATCCGCGCCATGGGCGGGCAAAGCTACGAAGAGATCGCGTTCACCGTCATGCGCCCCTTTATCGGCGACACCTTCACCGACGCTGAATTCCGCGATCTGATCGCCAAGGCCTACGCCGGGTTCGGCCACCCGTCGCGCGCGCCGCTGGTGGAGCTTGCTCCCAACCACTTCCTGCTTGAGCTGTTTCACGGCCCCACGCTGGCGTTCAAGGATTTCGCCATGCAGCTGATCGGCCAGATGTTCCAGCTGGCGCTTGGTCGCAAGGGGGAGCGTGTGACGATTGTCGGTGCCACCTCGGGCGATACCGGATCGGCGGCGATCGAGGCGTTCAAGGGGCTTGAGAATGTCGACGTCGTGATCCTCTACCCGCACGGGCGGGTCAGCGATGTGCAGCGCCGTCAGATGACCACGCCAAGCGAGGCCAACGTGCACGCGCTCGCCCTCGACGGGGATTTTGACGACTGTCAGGCGCGGCTCAAGGACATGTTCAACGATTTTGAATTCCGTGACGGCGTGCGCCTTGCGGGCGTGAACTCGATCAACTGGGGCCGGGTGCTGGCGCAGGTGGTCTATTACTTCTCCTCCGCCGTGTCGCTTGGCGCGCCGGACCGTGCCGTCAGCTTTACCGTGCCAACGGGCAACTTTGGCGACATCTTTGCCGGCTACATCGCCAAACGCATGGGGCTGCCCATCGACCGGCTGGTGGTCGCGACCAACCAGAACGACATTCTGCACCGCTGCCTGTCGGGGCAGGGCTATCACAAATCCGGCGTGCATCCGTCGATCAGCCCGTCGATGGATATTCAGGTCAGCTCGAATTTCGAACGCGCGCTGTTTGACGCCTACGACCGCGACGGCGGCGCGGTGAAACAGCTGATGGACGAGCTGGCGCAGGGCGGCTTTGACGTGAGCCAGGGCGCCGCAGAAGTGCTGGCAGAGCATTATGGCTCCGGTCGTGCCTCCGAAGAGGAAACATCGCAGACGATCACCGACACGCTGGCGCAGACCGGCCATCTGGTTTGTCCGCACGCCGCCGTGGGCGTGAAAGTCGCAGGCGAGCAGCGTGATCCGGCCACGCCGATGATTACGCTCGCCACCGCGCACCCGGCGAAATTCCCCGACGCGGTCGAGGCTGCGACCGGCATCCGCCCCCCGCTGCCCGCCCGTATGGCGGATCTCTTTGAGCGGGACGAACGTTTGACCCGGGTGCCCAACGATCTTGAGGCCCTCAAGACCCATATCAAAGGACTGATCGCCCAGTGA
- a CDS encoding SURF1 family protein, producing MRRSLFLIVIGCGGAAILIGLGIWQIQRLAWKEGVIADIDARIAAAPVDLPAQPDPEADSYLPVAVTGTMGEAYLRVLVSQKDIGAGYRIISPLQTDTGTLMVDRGFVVTNAPVPPAPEGAVTVTGNLQWPQEVDGFTPDPDRDGNIWFAREVGVMAEALGTDPVLVVARTTSFNDAPVSPLPVDTSAIPNDHLQYAITWFSLAAIWLGMSVAFLLRARRARP from the coding sequence ATGCGGCGCAGTCTGTTTTTGATCGTGATCGGCTGCGGTGGGGCGGCGATCCTGATTGGTCTGGGAATCTGGCAGATCCAGCGCCTCGCGTGGAAAGAGGGCGTGATCGCCGATATCGACGCGCGCATTGCCGCCGCCCCCGTGGACCTGCCCGCGCAGCCTGACCCGGAGGCCGACAGCTATCTGCCGGTTGCGGTGACGGGCACGATGGGCGAGGCGTATCTGCGGGTGCTGGTGAGCCAGAAGGACATAGGTGCCGGCTACCGCATCATCTCGCCCCTGCAAACGGACACCGGCACGCTGATGGTGGACCGTGGGTTCGTCGTCACCAATGCCCCGGTGCCCCCGGCGCCCGAGGGCGCGGTGACCGTCACCGGCAATCTGCAATGGCCGCAGGAGGTCGACGGGTTTACGCCCGATCCCGACCGCGACGGCAACATCTGGTTTGCTCGCGAGGTGGGCGTCATGGCCGAGGCGCTGGGCACCGATCCGGTGCTTGTCGTTGCGCGCACAACTTCGTTTAACGACGCGCCGGTGTCGCCGCTGCCGGTTGACACCAGCGCCATTCCGAACGACCACCTGCAATACGCGATCACCTGGTTCTCGCTTGCTGCGATCTGGCTGGGGATGAGCGTTGCCTTTCTGTTGCGCGCCCGGCGCGCACGCCCCTAA
- a CDS encoding cytochrome c oxidase subunit 3 has translation MAHAKNHDYHILPPSIWPLLSALFAFVMLVGGVMWMHDITPFVFLIGLVGTLYVMFAWWAAVVEESKIGDHTPVVRIGLRYGFILFIMSEVMFFAAWFWSFFKHAIYPMENYVGTTYEAPTFYAVDAFHLPLINTLILLLSGCAVTWAHHALVHEENRTDLKNGLIIAVVLGVLFTALQAYEYNYLLYKGWEFGGDEFFSNFFMATGFHGFHVVIGTLFLLVCWFRARAGHFTRERHVGFEAAAWYWHFVDVVWLFLFFAVYIWGVPG, from the coding sequence ATGGCCCATGCAAAGAACCACGACTATCACATCCTGCCCCCGTCGATCTGGCCGCTGCTGAGCGCGCTTTTCGCCTTTGTCATGCTGGTTGGCGGCGTGATGTGGATGCACGACATCACCCCCTTCGTCTTTCTGATCGGCCTTGTCGGCACGCTGTACGTGATGTTCGCGTGGTGGGCGGCGGTCGTCGAGGAAAGCAAGATCGGCGATCACACCCCGGTGGTGCGCATCGGCCTGCGCTATGGCTTTATCCTGTTCATCATGTCCGAAGTGATGTTCTTTGCCGCGTGGTTCTGGAGCTTTTTCAAGCACGCGATCTACCCGATGGAAAACTACGTCGGCACCACCTACGAGGCGCCCACGTTCTATGCCGTTGACGCCTTTCACCTGCCGCTGATCAACACGCTGATCCTGCTGCTGTCTGGCTGCGCCGTGACATGGGCGCACCACGCGCTGGTGCACGAGGAAAACCGCACCGACCTGAAAAACGGCCTGATCATCGCGGTCGTGCTGGGGGTGCTTTTCACCGCACTTCAGGCCTATGAATATAACTACCTGCTCTACAAAGGCTGGGAGTTTGGCGGCGACGAGTTCTTCTCCAACTTCTTTATGGCCACGGGTTTCCACGGCTTCCACGTCGTCATCGGGACGCTGTTCCTTCTGGTGTGCTGGTTCCGCGCGCGGGCGGGGCATTTCACCCGCGAACGCCACGTCGGGTTCGAGGCCGCGGCCTGGTATTGGCACTTTGTTGATGTGGTCTGGCTGTTCCTGTTCTTTGCCGTCTACATCTGGGGCGTGCCGGGCTAA
- a CDS encoding cytochrome c oxidase assembly protein yields MALTGPQKTVAQTTGVVLLMGGLAWASVPFYDWFCRVTGFGGVTGVSDVAPDEVLDQTVTVRFDGSLNNQMPWEFTPAQREMEVRIGETGLAFYEAHNPTDQPVAGQASYNVTPYQAGAFFQKIECFCFEEQVLMPGETIQMPVSFYVDPEMVDDRDGKYIHTITLSYTFYEIDLPEGYAALETEPTTDLN; encoded by the coding sequence ATGGCGCTCACCGGCCCGCAGAAAACCGTGGCCCAGACGACCGGTGTCGTCCTGCTGATGGGGGGCCTCGCCTGGGCGTCGGTCCCGTTCTACGACTGGTTCTGCCGCGTGACCGGCTTTGGCGGCGTCACCGGCGTGTCTGACGTCGCCCCCGACGAGGTGCTGGACCAGACGGTGACCGTGCGCTTTGACGGATCGCTCAACAACCAGATGCCGTGGGAATTCACGCCTGCGCAGCGCGAGATGGAAGTGCGCATCGGAGAGACCGGTCTGGCCTTTTACGAGGCGCATAACCCCACCGACCAACCCGTCGCGGGGCAGGCCAGCTATAACGTCACGCCCTATCAGGCCGGCGCGTTCTTTCAGAAGATCGAATGCTTCTGCTTTGAAGAGCAGGTGCTGATGCCCGGCGAGACGATCCAGATGCCCGTCAGCTTCTACGTCGATCCCGAAATGGTGGACGACCGCGACGGCAAGTATATACACACCATCACGCTATCCTATACATTCTACGAAATCGATCTGCCCGAGGGGTATGCCGCCCTCGAGACGGAACCCACAACAGACCTGAACTAA
- a CDS encoding cytochrome C oxidase assembly protein yields MAIKAEHEIHTRRRGLNLGVGLMLGGFVVLIMALTFVKITSPEFSVPASQAQGYGTQVEGN; encoded by the coding sequence ATGGCGATCAAAGCTGAACACGAAATCCACACACGCCGCCGCGGGCTGAACCTTGGCGTCGGTCTGATGCTCGGCGGGTTCGTCGTGCTGATCATGGCCCTGACGTTTGTGAAAATCACCTCGCCCGAGTTCTCTGTCCCCGCAAGCCAGGCGCAAGGCTATGGCACGCAGGTGGAGGGCAACTGA
- a CDS encoding heme o synthase, whose protein sequence is MTHLTDTQSYEDEPQLGDYYALLKPRVMQLVVFTALVGMLAAPVAVNPVIGFASILFLAIGAGASGALNMWWDADIDAVMKRTRNRPIPAGKVSPQTALYFGAALSGLSVMMLSLSANLLAGAMLAFTIFFYVVPYSMWLKRSTPQNIVIGGAAGAFPPVIGWIIATGDIVVLEPWLMFALIFMWTPPHFWALALFMRNDYDDAAVPMLTVTHGRKSTRNHILGYTVLLVILAVGTAFTAIGGWIYLATALVLNALFLKGAYDIQQRNETMSEADNFAVERKFFRLSLWYLFAHFGAILLEATLKPIGLGGW, encoded by the coding sequence ATGACTCATCTGACCGATACACAAAGCTATGAGGACGAGCCGCAGCTGGGCGATTACTACGCCTTGCTCAAGCCGCGTGTGATGCAGCTGGTGGTGTTCACGGCGCTGGTGGGGATGCTGGCCGCGCCCGTGGCGGTCAACCCGGTGATCGGCTTTGCCTCGATCCTGTTTCTGGCCATCGGGGCAGGGGCGTCGGGCGCGCTGAACATGTGGTGGGATGCCGACATCGATGCGGTGATGAAACGCACCCGCAACCGGCCAATCCCTGCCGGTAAGGTATCGCCGCAGACGGCGCTTTACTTCGGTGCGGCCCTATCCGGTCTGTCGGTGATGATGCTGTCGCTCAGCGCCAATCTGCTGGCGGGGGCGATGCTGGCCTTCACCATCTTCTTCTACGTCGTGCCCTATTCCATGTGGCTCAAACGCTCGACGCCGCAGAACATCGTGATCGGTGGTGCGGCGGGGGCCTTCCCGCCGGTGATCGGCTGGATCATTGCCACGGGCGATATCGTGGTGCTGGAGCCGTGGTTGATGTTTGCGCTGATTTTCATGTGGACGCCGCCGCATTTCTGGGCGCTGGCGCTGTTCATGCGCAACGACTACGACGATGCCGCCGTGCCCATGCTGACCGTGACCCACGGGCGCAAATCCACGCGCAACCACATCCTCGGCTATACAGTGCTGCTGGTCATCCTTGCGGTCGGCACGGCGTTTACGGCCATCGGTGGCTGGATCTATCTGGCCACGGCGCTGGTGTTGAACGCGCTTTTCCTGAAAGGCGCCTACGACATCCAGCAACGCAATGAGACGATGTCGGAAGCCGACAACTTCGCCGTGGAGCGCAAATTCTTCCGCCTCTCGCTGTGGTATCTGTTTGCCCACTTTGGCGCGATCCTGCTTGAGGCGACCCTGAAACCCATCGGATTGGGAGGCTGGTAA
- the coxB gene encoding cytochrome c oxidase subunit II, whose translation MKKHLSLAGLLACISSLPAMAQSVDPQGLEVIGKPEDRGVGFQPAVTELARDLQWLDGMILVIITIISLFVTGLLAWVVIRYNRKRNPEPATFTHHTPVEIAWTIVPILILVGIGAWSLPILFRQQEIPVADVTVKAIGNQWYWSYEYVDEDFGFDSYMIGAPALGGDNMKTPEVIEQLEAAGYSEEDFLLATDTAVVVPVDKTIVVQVTGSDVIHSWTIPAFGVKQDAVPGRLAELWFKAEQEGVYFGQCSELCGIAHAYMPITVKVVSQEEYDAWLERAKAEYAGIAAPSAPVQLAAAD comes from the coding sequence ATGAAAAAGCACCTCTCACTTGCGGGCCTTTTGGCGTGCATCAGCAGCCTGCCAGCAATGGCGCAAAGCGTGGATCCACAAGGGCTTGAGGTTATCGGCAAGCCCGAAGATCGCGGCGTGGGCTTCCAGCCCGCCGTGACCGAGCTTGCTCGCGACCTGCAATGGCTCGACGGGATGATTCTCGTGATCATCACGATCATCAGCCTGTTCGTGACCGGCCTGCTGGCGTGGGTCGTCATCCGCTACAACCGCAAGCGTAACCCCGAGCCTGCGACCTTTACCCACCACACGCCGGTGGAAATCGCGTGGACAATCGTCCCCATCCTGATCCTCGTGGGGATTGGTGCATGGTCGCTGCCGATCCTTTTCCGCCAGCAGGAAATTCCTGTCGCGGATGTTACCGTGAAGGCGATCGGCAACCAGTGGTACTGGTCGTATGAATACGTCGATGAGGATTTCGGATTTGACAGCTACATGATTGGCGCGCCGGCACTGGGCGGCGACAACATGAAGACGCCCGAAGTCATCGAACAGCTTGAGGCTGCCGGCTACTCCGAGGAAGATTTCCTGCTGGCGACCGATACGGCCGTCGTGGTGCCCGTCGACAAGACGATCGTCGTGCAGGTGACCGGCTCTGACGTGATCCACTCCTGGACGATCCCCGCATTCGGCGTGAAACAGGATGCCGTGCCGGGTCGCCTGGCCGAGCTGTGGTTCAAGGCGGAGCAGGAAGGCGTGTACTTTGGCCAGTGCTCCGAGCTGTGCGGTATCGCCCACGCCTACATGCCCATCACGGTCAAGGTCGTGAGCCAAGAGGAATACGACGCCTGGCTTGAGCGTGCAAAAGCGGAATACGCCGGGATCGCGGCGCCATCGGCGCCGGTGCAACTGGCCGCCGCTGACTGA
- the tldD gene encoding metalloprotease TldD, whose translation MTDTPFAPLDTTLDRDAALKILRDAVAGADDGELFFERRRSEGLMFDDGRLKTASYDAAEGFGLRAVRGEVAGYAHSTELSEAALRRAAQTARLAVGDGGGTWADAPVATNQKLYTDSDPIAGAAFAVKVDTLREIDDFCRALDKRVVQVSASIAASIQEIEILRPEGTSVRDIRPMTRVNISVIVEQDGRRESGTAGGGGRVGLDGLLARDDWQAKAREALRVAVVNLDAVPAPAGVMDVVLGPGWPGILLHEAIGHGLEGDFNRKGASAFAGLMGQQIAAPGVTVLDDGTIPDRRGSISVDDEGTPSAKNVLIEDGKLVGYMQDRQNARLMGVKSTGNGRRQSFAHIPMPRMTNTYMLGGDTAPGDIVADLRDGIYAVGFGGGQVDITNGKFVFSCTEAYRVKDGVVGAPVKGATLIGDGATALKQIRAIGNDPALDPGMGNCGKQGQWVPVGVGQPTLMIGGLTVGGASDE comes from the coding sequence ATGACCGACACCCCCTTTGCCCCCCTTGACACGACCCTTGACCGCGACGCGGCGCTGAAAATCCTGCGCGACGCCGTGGCCGGTGCCGACGACGGGGAGCTGTTTTTCGAGCGACGCCGCTCGGAAGGGCTGATGTTTGACGACGGGCGGCTCAAGACCGCCAGCTATGACGCCGCCGAAGGCTTCGGGCTGCGCGCCGTGCGCGGCGAGGTCGCGGGCTACGCTCATTCGACCGAGCTGAGCGAGGCGGCGCTGCGCCGGGCGGCACAGACCGCGCGGCTGGCGGTGGGCGACGGCGGCGGCACCTGGGCGGATGCACCGGTTGCGACAAACCAAAAGCTCTATACCGACAGCGATCCCATCGCGGGCGCGGCCTTTGCCGTAAAGGTCGACACGCTGCGCGAGATCGATGATTTCTGCCGCGCGCTGGACAAACGTGTGGTGCAGGTCAGCGCCTCCATCGCCGCCTCCATCCAGGAGATCGAGATTCTGCGCCCCGAGGGCACGTCGGTGCGCGATATCCGCCCGATGACCCGTGTGAATATCTCGGTCATCGTTGAACAGGACGGGCGGCGCGAAAGCGGCACGGCGGGCGGCGGCGGGCGTGTGGGGCTCGATGGGCTGCTCGCGCGCGACGACTGGCAGGCCAAGGCGCGCGAGGCGCTTCGCGTGGCGGTCGTGAACCTCGACGCCGTGCCAGCCCCTGCGGGCGTGATGGATGTGGTCCTTGGCCCCGGCTGGCCGGGCATCCTGCTGCACGAGGCCATCGGCCACGGGCTGGAGGGCGATTTCAACCGCAAGGGCGCCTCGGCCTTTGCCGGGCTGATGGGTCAGCAGATCGCGGCCCCCGGTGTGACCGTGCTCGACGACGGCACGATCCCCGACCGGCGCGGCAGCATCTCGGTCGATGATGAAGGCACGCCCAGCGCCAAGAACGTGCTGATCGAGGACGGCAAGCTGGTCGGCTACATGCAGGACCGCCAGAACGCGCGCCTGATGGGCGTGAAAAGCACCGGCAACGGACGGCGTCAAAGCTTTGCCCATATTCCCATGCCGCGCATGACCAACACCTACATGCTGGGCGGCGATACCGCGCCGGGCGATATCGTGGCCGACCTGCGCGACGGGATCTATGCCGTGGGATTCGGTGGTGGGCAGGTCGATATCACCAACGGCAAGTTCGTGTTCTCCTGCACCGAGGCCTACCGGGTCAAGGACGGCGTCGTCGGCGCGCCGGTCAAGGGGGCGACGCTGATCGGCGACGGGGCGACCGCGCTCAAGCAGATCCGCGCCATCGGAAACGACCCGGCGCTCGATCCCGGCATGGGCAATTGCGGCAAACAGGGACAATGGGTGCCCGTCGGCGTCGGGCAACCGACACTGATGATCGGCGGATTGACCGTTGGCGGTGCTTCCGACGAATAG
- the dprA gene encoding DNA-processing protein DprA → MTDRDHNPSSTHPPLPPTPEDEQFARLRLLRSRRVGVSTYKRLLTEHGTAQNALAALPEVARAAGVNSYQACPEGVIHAELRAAKAAGAQLLDINHPTYPAALRELDDAPPFLWLIGDPGLLARPMISLVGARNASSLGTRMARSLAHELGEAGFVVVSGLARGIDAAAHLAALPHGTIAVQAGGVDVMYPAENTELAGRIADQGLRLSEQAMGLQPMARHFPKRNRIISGLSRATVVVEAAARSGSLITARDALDQGREVLAVPGHPFDARASGTNMLIRDGATLIRSAADVIEALSALDRDTPELPFAEPRPTPARKPRGLREAAALHLSILQRLGPSPVAEDQLIRDLAVPPGAVAPALVELELDGRINRSAGGLLSRID, encoded by the coding sequence ATGACTGACAGGGACCACAATCCTTCTTCCACTCACCCCCCACTCCCACCCACCCCGGAAGACGAACAGTTTGCCCGTCTCCGTCTGTTGCGCTCGCGCCGGGTCGGCGTATCCACGTATAAACGACTGCTGACCGAACACGGCACTGCGCAGAACGCGCTGGCCGCGCTGCCTGAGGTGGCGCGCGCCGCGGGCGTGAATTCATACCAGGCCTGCCCCGAAGGCGTCATTCACGCAGAACTGCGCGCGGCCAAGGCCGCAGGCGCGCAGCTGCTGGACATCAATCACCCCACCTACCCCGCAGCGCTGCGCGAGTTGGACGATGCGCCGCCCTTTCTGTGGCTGATCGGCGATCCGGGTCTGCTCGCCCGACCGATGATCTCGCTCGTTGGGGCGCGCAATGCCTCCTCGCTGGGCACCCGCATGGCGCGCAGCCTCGCGCATGAGCTGGGGGAGGCGGGATTTGTCGTGGTCTCGGGCCTTGCGCGGGGGATCGATGCGGCGGCCCATCTGGCCGCCCTGCCCCACGGCACCATCGCCGTGCAGGCCGGCGGCGTGGATGTCATGTACCCCGCCGAGAATACCGAACTGGCCGGCAGAATCGCGGATCAGGGTCTGCGGCTGAGCGAGCAGGCCATGGGTCTGCAACCGATGGCGCGCCATTTTCCCAAACGCAACCGCATCATTTCGGGCCTCAGCCGTGCTACCGTGGTGGTCGAGGCCGCCGCGCGGTCGGGCAGCCTGATCACGGCGCGCGACGCGCTCGATCAGGGGCGCGAGGTGCTGGCCGTGCCGGGCCATCCGTTCGACGCCCGCGCATCGGGCACCAACATGCTGATCCGCGACGGTGCCACGCTGATCCGCAGCGCGGCGGATGTGATCGAGGCGCTCAGCGCGCTGGACCGCGACACGCCCGAACTGCCCTTTGCCGAACCGCGCCCGACCCCCGCAAGAAAGCCGCGCGGCCTGCGTGAAGCGGCGGCACTGCACCTGTCGATCCTGCAGCGGCTTGGCCCCTCCCCGGTGGCCGAGGATCAGCTCATTCGTGATCTGGCCGTGCCTCCCGGCGCCGTGGCCCCCGCCCTTGTCGAGCTTGAGCTTGACGGGCGCATCAACCGCAGCGCGGGCGGGCTTTTGTCGCGGATCGACTGA